The nucleotide sequence GGAGAAATTATTATGTTAGACAGCGGGAGGCATATATCAGGTGAGTGTTCATAAGGTAGTGGTGCTCTTTAGTGGAGGTGTGGAAAGCACATGCATGTTATACATGTATCTAAAAGAGGATTGGCTTGTTTATCCTGTTTATGTAAAGGCAGGATATCCTTGGGAGAGCCTTGAACTTGAAAGGACAAAAGCTCTGTGGCTATATACGAAGAAAAAATACAAAAACCTAATGCCACTAAGAGTTTTAACCACGTTAAATCCAGAAAGGGTAGAGGATAGAAAGCACGATAAGAACCTTTTTATTCCTCTCAGAAACATAAACCTTGTTGCTATGGCGGGAAACTATGCATTGCTAAAAGGAATAAAATGCATAGCCATAGGCAGTTTGGGCATATATCCCTTTCCTGACAACAACGCGGACTATATGAAACGCTTACAATCTCTTATAAACGTAGAACTTTTAACGCCCTTTATGGGAATGGAAAAACACGAGGTAATAAGAGGATTTTCAGAGGGTGTGCCTCTTGATAAGACCCTTTCTTGCATTAGACCAAAGAAATCTATGGGTAAGATAATCCCCTGTGGAGTATGTGAAAAATGCAAGGAAAGACAAGAGGCACTTAAACACCTATTACTTTGACTATAACCCTTTTGTTCCTTTGTCCGTCAAACTCTGCGTAGAATATCTCCTGCCAAGGTCCAAGGTCAAGTTTTCCGTTGGTAATTGGCAAAACTACCTGGAGGTGAGTTAAAAGGTTTTTAAGATGAGCGTCAGCGTTGTCCTCACCTGTCTTGTGATGTTTGTAGTCCTTCTTATAGGGTGCGAGGTTTTCTAACCATTTCCATATATCCTCGTGAAGCCCCTCCTCGTCATCTTGAATTATCACAGAAGCGGTAAGATGCATGGAAGATACGAGACAAAGACCTTCTCTTATACCGGATTCTTCCACTATCTTTTTTACTTGGTCCGTTATCCTTATAAGCTCTCTTCTGTTTTTTGTGTTAAAGGTCAAATATGCGGTATAGCTTTTCATGAGTTTCCCTTAAGATAATCATTTAGTATCTTTTCCATCATATCCTTGTGGTATAACCTTTCCCTCTTTAGTTTTTCTATTTCCATCTCCA is from Aquificaceae bacterium and encodes:
- a CDS encoding 7-cyano-7-deazaguanine synthase, which translates into the protein MSVHKVVVLFSGGVESTCMLYMYLKEDWLVYPVYVKAGYPWESLELERTKALWLYTKKKYKNLMPLRVLTTLNPERVEDRKHDKNLFIPLRNINLVAMAGNYALLKGIKCIAIGSLGIYPFPDNNADYMKRLQSLINVELLTPFMGMEKHEVIRGFSEGVPLDKTLSCIRPKKSMGKIIPCGVCEKCKERQEALKHLLL
- a CDS encoding secondary thiamine-phosphate synthase enzyme YjbQ; translation: MKSYTAYLTFNTKNRRELIRITDQVKKIVEESGIREGLCLVSSMHLTASVIIQDDEEGLHEDIWKWLENLAPYKKDYKHHKTGEDNADAHLKNLLTHLQVVLPITNGKLDLGPWQEIFYAEFDGQRNKRVIVKVIGV